The following are from one region of the Alkalimarinus sediminis genome:
- a CDS encoding YcfL family protein, which yields MRRVILNTIALAGLSSFIVGCAVNETATVTVNDDGTTQIIESNSGLLSDSLSIVDTKTAFVGNLLKAQASIKNDSGSQLNFQYKFKWLDKNGFEVAIDGRPWQPLSITPHESKTVQGVAPNPTVNSFKILVQD from the coding sequence ATGCGTAGGGTTATCTTAAATACTATAGCGTTGGCAGGGTTGTCCTCATTTATAGTGGGGTGCGCAGTCAATGAAACGGCAACGGTCACCGTTAATGATGATGGGACTACGCAAATCATCGAGTCAAATAGCGGTTTGCTATCGGATAGTTTATCTATTGTTGATACCAAAACGGCGTTTGTGGGTAATCTACTGAAAGCGCAGGCTTCAATTAAAAACGACTCTGGCAGTCAGTTAAACTTTCAATATAAATTTAAGTGGCTAGATAAGAATGGTTTCGAGGTAGCCATTGATGGGCGACCTTGGCAACCGCTAAGTATTACCCCTCATGAGAGTAAAACGGTTCAGGGTGTAGCGCCAAACCCTACTGTAAACTCGTTTAAAATCCTGGTTCAGGATTGA
- a CDS encoding COG3014 family protein — protein MDWFSYCARGASIALFSIMLQGCATSSLFSPYPSQAANFQKAVTPNQANPAIDTVLASLEAERDSADAMLYMMERGRINQLQSRFSDSKSDFQLVISNFDDQDLESTIRLSDTAAQGSSILTNDNVIPYKGAGYERIFTHHHQAFNYLGEHDLEGASVEFRKVALEQRVLLEKHEKEVAEAYEEAQEKEIDLSTLTDSFAGLDTVAGQVKSSFQNAYTFYASAAFWEATGELNSALVDYKKAFEINSDSELLKQDIARITYKQGSKPDYSDLNLPKEGQGTVVVFFEDGFVPAKTEIKIPIPTFDGGLIAIAFPYYDVNQWPVSQPLRAMDDSFNELGISETVVDVGALAVKDLKEQVPALMVRQVLRGYAKYEMQKQAEKQGGWAGQLAASAYNLISESADRRSWLTLPHTGQVMRFNLDEGVTDVSFAAARNQTKVKLDVKAGQTTFVRVVNANNSLLTQVYDL, from the coding sequence ATGGATTGGTTTAGTTATTGTGCTCGTGGTGCTTCGATAGCACTATTTTCGATTATGTTGCAAGGGTGTGCCACATCCTCTCTTTTTTCACCATACCCCAGTCAGGCTGCCAACTTTCAGAAAGCGGTAACACCAAATCAAGCGAACCCTGCGATCGATACAGTTTTAGCATCGTTAGAGGCTGAGCGAGATAGTGCCGATGCTATGCTCTATATGATGGAGAGAGGACGAATTAATCAGCTTCAATCACGCTTTAGTGATAGCAAGTCTGACTTTCAGCTAGTTATTTCAAACTTTGACGACCAAGATTTAGAGTCTACGATCAGGTTATCGGATACCGCTGCTCAAGGCTCATCGATACTGACCAATGATAATGTAATTCCTTACAAAGGTGCTGGCTATGAGCGTATTTTTACCCATCACCATCAAGCCTTCAATTACTTGGGCGAGCATGATTTAGAAGGTGCTTCAGTCGAGTTTCGAAAAGTGGCACTTGAGCAGCGGGTGTTGTTGGAAAAACATGAGAAAGAGGTGGCCGAGGCCTACGAGGAGGCTCAAGAGAAGGAGATCGACCTCAGTACGCTAACGGATAGCTTTGCTGGGCTTGATACAGTGGCAGGGCAGGTAAAAAGTTCGTTTCAAAACGCCTACACCTTCTATGCTTCGGCTGCGTTTTGGGAGGCCACCGGAGAGCTCAACTCAGCATTGGTGGATTACAAGAAAGCATTTGAAATCAATTCAGACAGTGAATTACTCAAGCAAGATATCGCGCGGATAACCTATAAACAGGGTAGCAAACCTGACTATTCCGACTTAAATCTTCCTAAAGAGGGACAAGGGACTGTTGTTGTGTTTTTTGAAGATGGATTTGTGCCTGCCAAAACAGAAATAAAAATCCCTATACCCACGTTTGATGGCGGTTTAATCGCTATAGCCTTCCCATACTATGATGTTAATCAGTGGCCGGTTAGTCAGCCACTAAGAGCGATGGATGATAGTTTTAATGAACTTGGTATATCTGAAACAGTCGTTGATGTGGGAGCTCTGGCTGTAAAAGACCTTAAAGAGCAGGTGCCAGCCTTAATGGTGCGGCAGGTTTTGCGAGGTTATGCTAAATACGAAATGCAAAAACAAGCAGAAAAACAAGGTGGCTGGGCTGGGCAGCTGGCCGCTAGCGCCTATAATCTTATTTCAGAAAGTGCAGATCGACGAAGTTGGCTGACTTTGCCTCACACGGGGCAGGTGATGCGGTTTAATCTCGATGAAGGGGTGACCGATGTCAGCTTTGCTGCAGCACGAAATCAAACCAAGGTTAAACTTGATGTTAAAGCAGGGCAGACAACCTTTGTTCGAGTGGTCAATGCTAACAATAGTTTGCTTACTCAGGTATATGATCTTTAG
- the panP gene encoding pyridoxal-dependent aspartate 1-decarboxylase PanP yields the protein MPQQKKLAFASIKSMYRVFTVPEAPDSTLSQIDKNISRNLAGFLQDHIVAVEKDLSEVEKDFSDPKIPDKPIFVSEQTQFLLDKLVAQSVHTASPSFVGHMTSALPYFMLPLSKIMIALNQNLVKTETSKAFTPMERQVMGMLHSLVYEQDSDFYNRWMHDAYHALGSMASGGTVANITALWAARNLAFPAEGNFKGINQQGFFKALRYYGYEGAAVVVSKRGHYSLSKAADLLGIGRENLVAIDTDADNRIQLDQLRKKCIELQSKKIKIISIVGIAGTTETGNVDPLEELAEIAREFKAHFHVDAAWGGPTLFSRRNKHLLKGIEKADSVTLDAHKQLYVPMGSGLVIFKDPTKLSSIEHHAQYIIRKGSKDLGSTTLEGSRPGMAMLIHSGLRIIGREGYEILIDQGIEKASAFADLIEQNELFELITKPELNILTYRYCPNWAQEALRQAPPAQRERINTHLNRITKYIQKTQRELGKAFVSRTRLEPQIYQGTPCVVFRVVLANPLTTIDILEEILSEQAELAKDPKIASEIAAFERLCNHQTSHTKAS from the coding sequence ATGCCTCAGCAAAAAAAACTGGCGTTCGCCAGCATAAAAAGCATGTACCGGGTATTTACAGTGCCCGAGGCGCCTGATTCAACGCTAAGCCAGATTGACAAGAACATCTCTAGGAATCTTGCAGGTTTTTTACAAGACCACATCGTAGCGGTTGAAAAAGACCTATCTGAAGTTGAAAAAGACTTCTCTGACCCTAAAATCCCCGATAAGCCTATTTTTGTTTCTGAACAAACCCAGTTTCTTCTTGATAAACTGGTAGCGCAGTCTGTTCATACCGCCTCACCCAGCTTTGTAGGTCACATGACCTCTGCACTCCCCTATTTTATGCTCCCTCTCTCTAAGATAATGATTGCACTCAATCAAAATCTTGTAAAAACCGAGACATCCAAAGCATTTACACCTATGGAGCGTCAGGTGATGGGGATGCTGCACAGCTTGGTTTATGAGCAGGATAGTGACTTTTATAATCGCTGGATGCACGACGCCTACCATGCATTAGGTTCTATGGCGTCTGGCGGCACGGTAGCCAATATCACAGCGCTTTGGGCGGCCAGAAATCTCGCATTTCCCGCAGAAGGCAACTTTAAAGGGATCAACCAACAAGGCTTTTTTAAGGCCTTGAGATACTATGGCTACGAAGGCGCTGCAGTTGTGGTATCAAAACGCGGTCACTACTCTCTTAGCAAAGCAGCAGACCTATTGGGTATTGGTCGCGAGAACCTTGTCGCCATCGATACAGATGCCGACAACCGTATTCAGTTAGACCAGTTAAGAAAGAAGTGCATCGAGCTACAAAGCAAGAAAATCAAAATCATCTCAATTGTGGGCATCGCCGGCACAACCGAAACAGGTAATGTAGACCCACTAGAAGAGCTCGCTGAAATAGCGCGAGAGTTTAAAGCACACTTTCACGTCGACGCGGCTTGGGGTGGCCCTACACTATTTTCACGACGCAACAAACACTTGCTCAAAGGGATAGAAAAGGCAGACTCCGTCACTCTGGATGCCCACAAACAACTATACGTACCGATGGGTTCGGGTCTGGTTATTTTCAAAGATCCCACCAAACTTAGCTCGATAGAACATCACGCCCAGTACATAATCCGTAAAGGTTCTAAAGATCTGGGTAGTACCACTTTAGAAGGGTCGCGACCAGGCATGGCGATGCTTATTCACTCAGGACTGAGAATAATCGGCCGCGAAGGGTATGAGATTCTCATTGATCAAGGCATTGAGAAGGCTAGCGCTTTTGCCGACCTTATTGAGCAGAACGAGCTATTTGAGCTGATTACCAAACCCGAACTCAATATACTTACCTATCGTTACTGCCCCAATTGGGCACAAGAAGCGCTTCGACAAGCGCCTCCTGCTCAAAGGGAGCGCATCAACACCCATTTGAACCGTATCACCAAGTACATACAAAAAACTCAGCGAGAGCTAGGTAAAGCATTTGTTTCAAGAACAAGATTAGAGCCACAGATATATCAAGGCACACCCTGTGTTGTTTTTAGAGTGGTACTGGCCAACCCGCTAACCACAATTGATATTCTCGAAGAGATATTGAGCGAGCAAGCCGAACTGGCAAAAGACCCAAAAATAGCGAGCGAAATAGCAGCGTTTGAGCGGCTATGCAACCATCAGACCTCGCATACTAAAGCCAGTTAA
- a CDS encoding cupin domain-containing protein has translation MSKALIIQTLGLSPHIEGGYFKRTFESESLMGNHKRAMSSIYYLLTDDSSTGFLHQNQSDIIHFFHSGSPIEYTLISPEGVISTHILGPDLSKGHQFQLVVKGGYWKASQLLEGSFGLISESVCPGFEYADMIIASRAQMQQSYPTLIDRIEHLIKPTTV, from the coding sequence GTGAGTAAAGCACTTATTATTCAAACGTTAGGGCTTTCGCCTCATATTGAGGGCGGTTACTTTAAACGAACGTTCGAATCAGAGAGTTTAATGGGTAACCATAAGCGAGCTATGAGCTCAATTTATTATCTATTAACCGACGACTCTTCAACAGGTTTCTTGCATCAAAACCAATCAGACATTATTCACTTTTTTCATTCAGGCTCTCCGATTGAGTACACTCTAATTAGCCCAGAAGGAGTAATTTCAACCCATATTCTGGGTCCAGATTTAAGCAAGGGCCATCAGTTTCAATTGGTAGTTAAGGGAGGTTACTGGAAAGCCAGTCAGCTATTAGAAGGGAGTTTCGGTCTCATTAGCGAGTCAGTATGCCCCGGCTTCGAGTATGCGGATATGATAATTGCATCAAGGGCGCAAATGCAGCAATCATACCCGACACTTATAGATAGAATAGAGCACCTTATCAAGCCAACAACGGTTTAA
- a CDS encoding diguanylate cyclase, with product MNVLLVEDSRAIRHLVTAYVEEVGHRVMSAETGEIAMELFDQNQIDLVLMDIELPGIDGFEVTRRMRARLSNDWLPIVFLSSNSSDQHFVEGIKAGGDAYLAKPVNGPVLQSMVQAMGRIAAIQEQLQTVNQELSRLAHVDSLTELNNRRGFVLHYGREWGRSSREAQPLSIIMIDIDSFKTYNDNYGHLAGDDCLRLVAKILMSNLLRPVDMVARYGGEEFVVLLPNTSLDGAKLVAERLRAAVESENLKHEFSPVAKHVTISAGCAEKVAGQAPNLLIDVADKNLYKAKENGRNQVFAE from the coding sequence ATGAATGTATTGTTAGTTGAAGATAGTCGAGCTATTCGACACCTGGTTACTGCGTACGTGGAAGAAGTCGGCCACCGAGTTATGTCTGCAGAAACGGGTGAGATAGCGATGGAGCTGTTTGACCAAAACCAAATTGACTTGGTGTTGATGGATATTGAATTACCAGGTATTGATGGGTTTGAGGTGACTCGAAGAATGCGAGCAAGGCTATCTAACGACTGGCTACCTATCGTATTTCTCAGCTCTAATTCATCTGATCAGCACTTTGTTGAGGGTATTAAAGCGGGTGGAGACGCTTACTTGGCCAAGCCGGTAAATGGGCCTGTATTGCAGTCTATGGTGCAGGCTATGGGGCGTATTGCCGCAATCCAGGAGCAACTTCAAACGGTTAACCAAGAGCTATCTCGTCTCGCGCATGTTGACTCGTTGACAGAGCTAAATAATCGCCGTGGGTTTGTGTTGCACTATGGGCGTGAATGGGGGCGGTCTAGTCGTGAGGCCCAACCGCTTTCAATTATTATGATTGATATTGACTCGTTTAAGACTTATAACGATAACTATGGGCATTTAGCTGGAGATGACTGTTTGCGCTTAGTCGCCAAAATACTAATGAGCAATCTTCTTAGACCGGTTGACATGGTTGCTCGTTACGGCGGTGAGGAGTTCGTGGTATTGTTGCCCAATACGTCATTGGACGGCGCTAAGCTGGTGGCGGAACGATTGAGAGCCGCGGTGGAGAGTGAGAATCTGAAGCATGAGTTTTCGCCAGTGGCTAAACATGTCACGATCAGTGCGGGGTGTGCCGAAAAAGTTGCTGGGCAGGCGCCAAACTTATTGATTGATGTAGCAGATAAAAACCTCTACAAAGCTAAAGAAAATGGCCGCAATCAAGTGTTTGCAGAGTGA
- a CDS encoding inorganic phosphate transporter: protein MEFSNINQIEKASAPYQNEMMRLGIGLLFMVGIMFYVATTTKGIDGNYMLVIAAIIGGYMAMNIGANDVANNVGPAVGSNALTLTGAIIIAATFEAAGALLAGGEVVGTIKKGIIDPSSITDPDVFVWLMMAALLAGALWLNLATWVGAPVSTTHSIVGGVLGAGIAAGGFGIANWSKMGAIAASWVISPVLGGIIAAAFLYLIKKTVLYRDDVATSAKRIVPLLIALMAWAFVTYLALKGLKKIWKMDFLTAGGIGLAAALLVLFSVKPAISRLADSIENSREGVNALFTVPLIFAAAMLSFAHGANDVANAVGPLAAINDSLVNSGVSAKAHIPIWVMLVGAIGISLGLMLYGPKLIKTVGSEITELNKIRAFCVAMAAAITVIIASQLGLPVSSTHIAVGGIFGVGFLREYLKVSYASQLHSIAESHEGKDREQVKKFLEDFKKASVDEMDQMLKKLKAKQADIHLPKSERKRLKIVYREELVKRSAFAKIAAAWVITVPASALLAAMLFFTIRGIMVP from the coding sequence ATGGAATTCTCAAACATTAATCAAATTGAAAAAGCGTCTGCTCCTTACCAGAACGAGATGATGCGTTTGGGAATCGGCCTACTATTTATGGTCGGTATTATGTTTTATGTGGCCACCACCACAAAAGGCATCGATGGCAATTATATGCTCGTAATTGCCGCTATTATCGGTGGCTATATGGCGATGAACATCGGCGCAAACGATGTCGCTAACAATGTTGGCCCTGCGGTAGGGTCAAATGCACTTACTCTCACGGGCGCTATTATAATAGCCGCCACATTTGAAGCTGCTGGTGCGCTCTTAGCAGGCGGTGAAGTGGTGGGTACCATTAAAAAAGGTATCATTGACCCATCCTCTATTACCGATCCAGATGTCTTCGTATGGCTCATGATGGCCGCGCTGTTAGCGGGGGCGCTCTGGCTTAATTTAGCGACATGGGTTGGAGCACCTGTTTCGACCACACACTCTATTGTTGGTGGCGTATTAGGCGCTGGTATAGCGGCTGGTGGCTTTGGAATTGCCAACTGGAGTAAAATGGGGGCGATTGCAGCGAGCTGGGTTATTTCCCCGGTTCTGGGTGGTATTATCGCTGCGGCCTTCCTCTATCTGATCAAGAAAACTGTACTCTATCGTGATGATGTAGCAACGTCAGCAAAGCGTATAGTGCCACTGCTGATTGCTCTAATGGCTTGGGCGTTTGTAACCTACCTTGCGCTTAAAGGGCTGAAAAAAATATGGAAGATGGACTTTTTAACTGCAGGGGGTATAGGGCTCGCGGCGGCATTATTGGTGCTGTTTTCGGTCAAGCCTGCCATCAGTCGATTAGCAGATAGCATTGAGAACTCAAGGGAAGGTGTCAATGCGTTGTTCACAGTACCATTAATATTTGCAGCGGCCATGCTGAGTTTTGCCCACGGTGCCAATGATGTGGCAAATGCGGTTGGCCCCTTGGCTGCAATTAACGACTCATTAGTAAATTCAGGTGTCTCCGCGAAAGCGCACATTCCTATCTGGGTGATGCTAGTAGGGGCTATTGGTATCTCTTTAGGTCTAATGTTATATGGCCCGAAGCTAATCAAAACTGTCGGCTCAGAAATTACCGAACTTAATAAAATTCGGGCTTTTTGTGTTGCAATGGCCGCTGCTATTACGGTGATTATTGCCTCTCAGTTAGGTTTGCCCGTAAGCTCTACCCATATTGCTGTGGGTGGTATCTTCGGTGTGGGTTTCTTGAGAGAGTACCTAAAGGTCAGCTATGCGAGCCAGTTACACTCTATCGCTGAGAGTCATGAAGGAAAAGACCGGGAGCAGGTTAAGAAGTTCTTGGAAGACTTCAAAAAAGCATCGGTTGACGAAATGGATCAGATGTTGAAGAAGTTGAAAGCTAAGCAAGCGGACATTCACCTACCTAAAAGCGAGCGAAAGCGCTTAAAAATCGTCTACCGTGAAGAGTTGGTTAAACGTTCCGCCTTCGCCAAGATAGCAGCCGCTTGGGTCATTACTGTACCTGCATCAGCGCTTTTGGCTGCAATGTTGTTCTTTACCATTCGTGGCATTATGGTGCCTTAA
- a CDS encoding GGDEF domain-containing protein: MTQTNDPSNSIQERVNSRIIAVKERDDQRVINVARYLSIGALFFLLLIGLKSHFSEHHFHGNMLFLFAGVVLVNLINYHFQQNKRFYQNAFISMVGVLFLYLTASGGESNTGPLWFYVFPPLGFYILGIKYGLILSIGAIFAVMIIFFFPALPIVSTEYDPDFQIRFIATLSFVTACAYVLDDARRTAKNELIDMATLYEYAARTDELTSLSNRRDMKECLEKEFYRHQRSNSYFSIILMDIDHFKNINDTYGHDAGDAVLKEFSNLLKGLSRKIDVVSRWGGEEFLMLLPDTSLLQALTLAERLRAAVEEHTFTYKFKTIPMTMSAGVCTVSQHEDINKLLKQADINLYEAKTKGRNRIEPAVKSATNPKVLS; encoded by the coding sequence ATGACTCAGACAAATGACCCATCAAACTCAATTCAAGAAAGAGTTAATTCACGGATCATCGCAGTAAAAGAACGAGATGATCAACGCGTTATCAATGTCGCACGTTACCTTTCCATAGGTGCACTGTTCTTTTTGCTGCTTATCGGTTTGAAGTCGCATTTTTCCGAACATCACTTTCATGGCAACATGCTGTTTTTGTTCGCCGGCGTGGTACTTGTCAACTTAATTAACTACCACTTTCAGCAGAACAAACGCTTCTACCAGAATGCGTTTATCTCAATGGTGGGAGTTCTATTTCTTTACTTAACCGCCTCGGGTGGCGAAAGTAACACAGGGCCACTGTGGTTTTATGTATTCCCTCCTCTTGGTTTCTATATACTGGGCATCAAGTATGGGTTGATACTTTCGATCGGCGCGATCTTCGCGGTTATGATTATATTTTTCTTTCCCGCTCTACCAATTGTTAGTACGGAGTACGACCCTGACTTTCAGATCCGCTTTATCGCGACACTTTCATTTGTAACCGCTTGCGCCTATGTGCTAGATGATGCCAGAAGGACCGCCAAGAACGAGCTTATCGATATGGCAACCCTTTATGAATATGCAGCGAGAACCGATGAGCTCACCTCATTATCTAATCGCAGAGATATGAAAGAGTGCCTGGAGAAAGAGTTTTATCGCCACCAACGCAGCAACAGCTATTTCTCAATTATTCTGATGGATATAGACCATTTTAAAAACATCAACGACACCTACGGACATGATGCAGGTGACGCAGTGTTAAAAGAGTTCTCAAATTTGCTCAAGGGGCTTTCACGTAAAATTGATGTTGTCTCTCGATGGGGAGGCGAAGAGTTCTTAATGCTCCTTCCTGATACATCTCTATTGCAGGCATTAACTTTAGCAGAGCGTCTGCGAGCGGCAGTAGAAGAGCATACATTTACTTATAAGTTTAAAACTATCCCCATGACGATGAGTGCCGGAGTTTGTACAGTTAGCCAGCATGAGGATATTAATAAATTACTGAAGCAGGCCGATATCAATCTGTATGAGGCAAAAACGAAAGGGAGAAACCGCATCGAGCCGGCAGTCAAAAGTGCCACCAATCCAAAAGTGCTGAGCTAA
- a CDS encoding EAL domain-containing protein, producing the protein MALVLLSPLSLGAKNEVRTGVEQQLLDLSYFEDTSGTLDAERILQGIDAVEWNQVSGKIANFGYTKSPYWFKFSITNPYNQSADKLIEISYPQLDYIDLYRIENDKVVSLLHTGDNLPFANRLIDHPYFLFSSPIPPNSTHHYLVRIQTEGTMQVPIRLWDKETFLIGIGQEDQIHAVFYGILIVLALFNFFVYLALREKTYLYYSLATFGYAFFFATMRGKPFQVMFPDFPAIHNQSLLIVIPFTTLFSALFARSFLSLKDHSKLLDQSTKVIALTAFGCIIASFIVDYAYSVRASVLLAIPSYLILFAIGPLIWAKGVHLARYYTVAWGLLTAGTAMTALNKAGAIPSNFVSEYGMQIGSALEAILLTIALAERLYREREDKLAAQESTIKEHNERLEAEIKLMHQALHNPTTHLPNRACFEMLISDSIRRRKGGRFAVCLINLTRFHEINKTLGHNNADLLIEEAANLINKTVQRIPGIQVAEVKDTHAYYAFSFEGATFGILVDIERLEEVKEAANAVIKELYHPIEFKGMMLELDPAIGVSNFPENGRDASTLIRHANVALESAEKSDRKLDYYQPEQDRYNARRLTLMSELKQAINNNQLSLYFQPKIDLGSNSVVGLEALIRWHHHRFGFVRPDEFIPIAEQTGIIKPLTRWVIKEALGVQQELLSEGHDIDISINISAKNLREEDFVSFVSETLASNPNNNHKITIELTETSMMEDPLKALQVLEGLSQPGVRLSIDDFGTGYSSLAYIKKLPANEIKIDKSLVFDLTSNIDDQVIIKTTIDMCHRLGFTVVAEGVESQHIVDILKSLNCDLIQGYYISPPLPLNKLKLWLSEMDDYAALA; encoded by the coding sequence ATGGCACTCGTGCTTTTGAGCCCTTTGTCATTAGGTGCTAAGAATGAAGTCCGAACAGGGGTCGAGCAGCAGCTTTTAGATTTAAGCTACTTTGAAGATACCTCAGGTACGCTTGATGCTGAAAGAATACTTCAGGGCATTGACGCCGTGGAGTGGAACCAAGTGTCTGGTAAAATCGCAAATTTTGGTTATACCAAATCACCGTATTGGTTTAAGTTTTCTATTACTAACCCATACAATCAAAGTGCCGATAAATTAATAGAAATTAGTTACCCGCAGCTCGATTATATAGACCTATACAGAATCGAAAACGACAAGGTGGTCAGCCTACTCCACACAGGCGATAATCTACCCTTTGCAAATCGATTGATAGACCACCCTTATTTTCTCTTTTCTTCGCCTATTCCACCCAACTCAACACACCACTACTTAGTCAGAATACAAACGGAAGGGACCATGCAAGTCCCCATTAGACTATGGGACAAAGAAACGTTCTTAATAGGAATTGGACAAGAAGATCAGATACACGCTGTTTTCTATGGCATATTAATCGTTTTAGCCTTGTTTAATTTTTTCGTCTATCTGGCATTAAGAGAAAAGACCTATCTCTATTACTCATTGGCCACTTTTGGTTATGCCTTCTTTTTTGCAACCATGCGAGGCAAGCCATTTCAGGTGATGTTCCCTGACTTTCCTGCTATCCATAACCAAAGTTTGTTAATTGTTATACCATTCACAACACTATTTTCAGCATTATTTGCCAGATCTTTTCTGTCGTTAAAAGACCATAGTAAATTGCTTGATCAAAGCACTAAAGTCATCGCGTTAACGGCATTTGGCTGCATTATTGCCTCATTTATTGTCGATTATGCATACTCTGTTCGAGCCTCTGTTCTACTCGCGATTCCGAGCTATCTTATTCTATTTGCCATTGGGCCTCTGATATGGGCAAAAGGTGTTCACCTCGCTCGATACTACACCGTAGCCTGGGGCCTTCTAACAGCAGGCACCGCTATGACTGCGCTAAATAAAGCAGGAGCTATCCCCAGCAATTTCGTTAGCGAGTACGGTATGCAAATCGGCTCGGCGCTTGAAGCCATCTTGCTCACAATCGCTTTGGCTGAAAGGCTATATCGAGAACGAGAAGATAAACTTGCCGCTCAAGAGTCTACGATTAAAGAGCACAATGAGAGGCTTGAAGCCGAAATTAAATTGATGCACCAGGCACTGCATAACCCTACGACACACCTGCCTAACCGCGCCTGCTTTGAGATGCTAATTAGTGATAGTATCCGCCGCCGAAAAGGCGGCCGTTTTGCTGTTTGCTTAATTAATCTGACCCGCTTTCATGAGATCAACAAAACCCTCGGTCATAACAACGCAGACCTTTTAATCGAAGAGGCTGCAAACCTGATTAATAAAACAGTTCAGCGAATACCAGGCATCCAGGTTGCTGAAGTCAAAGATACGCACGCCTATTATGCCTTTTCATTCGAAGGCGCAACCTTTGGTATTTTGGTAGACATTGAGCGCCTAGAAGAGGTAAAAGAAGCTGCAAACGCGGTGATAAAAGAGCTCTACCACCCTATTGAATTTAAAGGCATGATGTTAGAGCTCGACCCAGCCATCGGAGTGTCTAACTTTCCTGAGAATGGCCGCGACGCATCGACACTTATTCGCCATGCAAACGTTGCCTTAGAATCCGCTGAAAAAAGCGACCGCAAGTTAGACTACTATCAACCGGAGCAAGATCGCTATAACGCACGCCGGTTAACGCTCATGTCTGAGCTCAAGCAAGCTATTAACAACAACCAGCTTTCACTCTACTTTCAACCAAAAATCGACTTAGGTTCCAACTCCGTGGTTGGCCTTGAAGCACTCATTCGCTGGCACCATCACCGCTTTGGTTTTGTGCGCCCAGATGAGTTTATCCCTATTGCAGAGCAGACAGGCATTATAAAACCTCTTACGCGCTGGGTTATTAAAGAAGCGTTAGGGGTACAGCAAGAGCTGTTAAGTGAGGGGCATGATATCGATATTTCTATCAATATATCGGCCAAAAATCTACGGGAAGAAGACTTTGTCTCTTTTGTCTCAGAAACATTAGCTAGCAACCCCAACAACAATCACAAAATCACCATTGAACTCACTGAAACATCGATGATGGAAGATCCTCTTAAAGCACTACAGGTGCTCGAGGGTCTTAGCCAACCAGGCGTTAGATTATCTATTGACGATTTCGGTACCGGCTACTCTTCTCTCGCCTATATTAAAAAGCTCCCCGCCAATGAAATTAAGATCGATAAATCACTGGTGTTTGATTTAACTAGCAATATTGATGACCAAGTCATTATCAAAACGACTATTGATATGTGCCATCGACTCGGCTTCACCGTTGTTGCAGAAGGCGTTGAGAGTCAGCATATTGTGGATATATTAAAAAGTCTCAATTGCGACCTTATTCAAGGCTACTATATTTCACCGCCACTTCCCCTTAATAAGCTGAAGCTGTGGTTATCTGAGATGGATGACTACGCAGCGCTTGCTTAA